In the Burkholderia cenocepacia genome, one interval contains:
- a CDS encoding glycosyltransferase family 25 protein codes for MSTPVTDLRDATIAPVRACAVDAPSVGKTLRVISLHGERGRRDAFRANNPTLAFEFVDAIDGRALSDDDIARSGLFAPALPYTRGAIGIAMTTHRLWTDIAAGNELVTIVEDDAIFRPDFDETAMQFLAEHAGRYDFVAWGYNFDSILRGAIFNSRTPVTMRFDEAALAQAVDDFRTDRGPVLVMDLLEFYGICAYTISPAGARFLLDHCFPLRPETLFSHGLGRTLPNYGIDVAMNKFYGAMRSVAAFPPLAVTMNARETSTIQR; via the coding sequence ATGTCGACGCCCGTTACCGATCTTCGCGATGCAACCATCGCACCTGTACGCGCTTGCGCCGTCGATGCGCCGTCCGTCGGCAAGACGCTTCGCGTGATCTCGCTGCACGGCGAGCGTGGCCGCCGCGACGCGTTTCGTGCGAACAATCCGACGCTCGCATTCGAATTCGTCGACGCGATCGACGGTCGGGCGCTGTCGGACGACGATATCGCACGAAGCGGCCTGTTCGCGCCGGCGTTGCCGTACACGCGCGGCGCGATCGGCATCGCGATGACCACGCATCGCCTGTGGACCGACATCGCCGCAGGCAACGAACTCGTGACGATCGTCGAGGACGACGCGATCTTCCGCCCGGACTTCGACGAAACGGCGATGCAGTTCCTCGCCGAGCATGCCGGCCGTTACGACTTCGTCGCATGGGGCTACAACTTCGATTCGATCCTGCGCGGCGCGATCTTCAACAGCCGCACGCCGGTGACGATGCGCTTCGACGAAGCGGCGCTCGCGCAGGCCGTCGACGATTTCCGCACCGACCGCGGGCCCGTGCTCGTGATGGACCTGCTCGAGTTCTACGGGATCTGCGCGTACACGATCTCGCCGGCTGGTGCGCGCTTCCTGCTCGATCATTGTTTTCCGCTGCGACCGGAGACGCTGTTCTCCCACGGGCTCGGCCGCACGCTGCCGAACTACGGGATCGACGTTGCGATGAACAAGTTCTATGGCGCGATGCGCAGCGTCGCTGCATTTCCGCCGCTCGCCGTGACGATGAACGCGCGCGAGACGTCGACGATTCAACGGTGA
- a CDS encoding peptidyl-prolyl cis-trans isomerase, with protein sequence MKKHHISIVSTLIALACACGAPVARAAGTKTETPLPPGVEAVVNDTPIARSDVDVLIHQWGQADTPALREQARRELIAQHLVEQAAEKANYGSRPEVNRVVMRARTVAATDLYLRDNLHPQAVTDAQVKARYDDVVANAAQFEYRADVIAVADPAEVNALVAELKQGAAFDAVAKKYNTTPNGGVAQWVELRTPVAEGKTGGLPLPLAQAITSLQPGAVAGPIRVGNAFAIVKLDEKRATVVPTFEAAKNVLRQQLEAQAQQRAMTALVDKLAGQATIQQ encoded by the coding sequence ATGAAGAAGCATCACATTTCCATTGTTTCCACCCTGATCGCACTCGCGTGCGCCTGCGGCGCCCCTGTCGCACGCGCCGCAGGCACGAAAACCGAAACGCCGCTGCCGCCGGGCGTCGAAGCGGTCGTCAACGACACGCCCATCGCGCGCAGCGACGTGGACGTCCTGATCCATCAATGGGGTCAGGCGGATACGCCGGCGCTGCGCGAACAAGCCAGGCGCGAGCTGATCGCCCAGCACCTGGTCGAGCAGGCAGCGGAAAAGGCCAACTACGGTAGCCGCCCCGAAGTGAATCGCGTCGTGATGCGGGCGCGCACGGTCGCGGCGACGGATCTCTACCTGCGCGACAACCTGCACCCGCAAGCGGTGACCGACGCGCAGGTGAAGGCGCGTTACGACGACGTCGTCGCGAATGCCGCGCAGTTCGAATATCGCGCGGACGTGATCGCCGTGGCCGATCCGGCCGAAGTGAACGCGCTGGTCGCGGAGCTGAAGCAGGGCGCGGCGTTCGACGCGGTGGCGAAGAAGTACAACACGACGCCGAACGGCGGCGTCGCGCAGTGGGTCGAGTTGCGCACGCCGGTGGCCGAGGGGAAGACGGGCGGTTTGCCGTTGCCGCTCGCGCAGGCGATCACGTCGCTGCAGCCGGGCGCCGTCGCGGGCCCGATCCGGGTCGGCAACGCGTTCGCGATCGTGAAACTCGACGAGAAGCGTGCGACGGTCGTGCCGACCTTCGAGGCGGCGAAGAACGTGCTGCGTCAGCAGCTGGAAGCGCAGGCGCAGCAGCGCGCGATGACGGCGCTGGTCGACAAGCTGGCCGGGCAGGCGACGATCCAGCAGTAA
- a CDS encoding RES family NAD+ phosphorylase has translation MKLYRLAKERRGYYRADDLSGNGAALAGGRWSPHGMRVVYTCLHASTALLEALVHMAGLMPAGGYHLVTLELPDAIYDEAFTPTPPDGWADLTRDPETTMKLGQQWLEAGKQLAMRVPSVVCSIDFNLLLNPSHPDMKAVKVVGTVPFTLDPRLFGHAPK, from the coding sequence ATGAAACTGTATCGACTCGCCAAGGAGCGGCGCGGCTACTATCGGGCCGACGACTTGAGCGGCAATGGCGCCGCGTTGGCCGGCGGACGTTGGAGCCCACACGGAATGCGCGTTGTGTACACATGTCTTCATGCTTCAACTGCACTGCTCGAAGCGCTAGTGCACATGGCCGGCTTGATGCCGGCCGGCGGGTATCACTTGGTGACATTGGAGTTGCCAGACGCCATTTATGACGAGGCGTTCACTCCGACACCGCCGGATGGCTGGGCAGACTTGACGCGCGATCCCGAAACCACGATGAAGCTGGGTCAGCAGTGGCTGGAGGCCGGCAAACAGCTGGCTATGCGTGTGCCGTCGGTAGTGTGTTCGATCGATTTCAATCTATTGTTGAACCCGTCGCATCCGGACATGAAAGCCGTCAAGGTAGTCGGCACTGTGCCCTTCACACTCGACCCGAGACTGTTCGGCCACGCGCCGAAATAA
- a CDS encoding antitoxin Xre/MbcA/ParS toxin-binding domain-containing protein, whose product MARNQSAGRQSATRPAAVKAAKPTVDSKQLGPHGRDIEMFLGQFDALEQRRQIREGMEANIIDRVAKNLLNVPVQTLLAGLGLPSSTILRKIAREERLSPAESDRVARVLYVFRLAMDVFENETLAAEWMQLPHAELAGLRPLEVLDSQPGYDRVRDLLMRVIYGIGA is encoded by the coding sequence ATGGCACGGAATCAATCCGCTGGCCGACAATCAGCTACTCGCCCCGCTGCCGTGAAAGCGGCCAAGCCGACCGTCGACTCTAAACAACTCGGCCCTCACGGTCGCGATATCGAGATGTTCCTCGGCCAGTTCGATGCCCTTGAGCAACGCAGGCAAATTCGTGAAGGGATGGAGGCCAACATTATCGATCGTGTCGCGAAGAATCTCTTGAATGTGCCAGTCCAAACGCTGCTTGCTGGACTCGGCCTTCCGAGTTCCACGATCCTGCGCAAGATAGCGCGCGAGGAACGTCTATCCCCTGCAGAATCCGATCGTGTCGCACGCGTGCTCTACGTCTTTCGGCTCGCGATGGACGTATTCGAGAACGAAACGCTCGCCGCTGAATGGATGCAACTTCCACATGCCGAGCTTGCCGGGTTGCGGCCGCTCGAAGTCCTGGATTCCCAACCTGGGTATGACCGAGTACGGGATCTGCTGATGCGCGTCATTTACGGAATCGGCGCATGA
- a CDS encoding helix-turn-helix domain-containing protein, giving the protein MNYDTSNQHSDNVPDDFDYYDVGELAAKSVLVLKLNALMASRGLTEEEAAALAEMAQPVVTPEQRERLRNVTLDQLMLTLASFGQHVEIVVKPAGNSGRRGLRFRSDGLRRRLKEMCGGRKRLGARMRQR; this is encoded by the coding sequence ATGAACTACGACACATCGAATCAACACTCCGACAACGTGCCGGACGATTTCGACTATTACGACGTCGGCGAACTGGCGGCCAAATCCGTGCTCGTACTGAAACTCAATGCATTGATGGCGTCGCGCGGCCTGACCGAGGAAGAGGCGGCGGCGCTCGCCGAAATGGCACAGCCGGTGGTCACGCCCGAGCAGCGCGAGCGGCTCCGGAATGTAACGCTGGATCAACTGATGCTGACGCTGGCGTCGTTCGGCCAGCATGTGGAGATCGTGGTGAAGCCGGCGGGGAATTCGGGCCGGCGGGGATTACGGTTTCGGTCTGACGGGCTGCGACGCAGGCTTAAAGAAATGTGTGGCGGCCGGAAGCGCCTCGGCGCTCGCATGAGGCAGCGTTAG
- a CDS encoding SymE family type I addiction module toxin, whose protein sequence is MAGANHNAPTYFRDRFVSPRSSLQSRRIVPHIRLAEMAPPVVHLWMKLSGRWIEAAGFDPEQRLHIEVSHKRLVITPIDEADPSPVGKDGLPDVDCGTGQQRQLSVMTEEA, encoded by the coding sequence ATGGCTGGCGCGAATCATAACGCACCGACGTATTTCCGCGATCGTTTTGTCTCCCCTCGTTCGTCTCTTCAATCCCGCCGTATCGTTCCGCATATCCGGCTCGCTGAAATGGCGCCGCCTGTCGTGCATCTGTGGATGAAATTGTCTGGCCGATGGATCGAGGCGGCGGGTTTCGATCCCGAACAGCGTCTGCATATCGAGGTGTCGCACAAGCGGCTGGTGATCACGCCGATCGATGAGGCGGACCCGAGCCCTGTCGGAAAGGATGGACTTCCCGATGTCGATTGCGGCACCGGGCAACAGCGGCAACTGTCGGTGATGACGGAGGAAGCGTAA
- a CDS encoding sensor histidine kinase: protein MPIRHLFASHTDASAPFASIDDDAHDLSLLNRYQRFTLYGGAVVLSLVILIAAGILLVGSVRDYIAERRDLFATHKALVQLEMDAKQASMRRAVINAELLWNGHPPHAREASDALRKDGHVLLAPMPGVSEIFVAASPKALADHETDRYVQLMERQTISVAAAERQTGRAVRGYAYSPDRNVIAITPPPSMPYPDLLARIGVRDTHALIQHLAFDVADWSDPAVARYWRLSRRIAWQAPAIDPLTGKTVFRLVEPAFDGQQHFMTFVSDFDVDVIADRMKHAPADAVAMLIDENGRVLLDVDRTGDAEDGAALMKHALAEGTWRRGLAHFDESYRHGVFTISDRISDTGYAIVYAYSWRTIAFAIWSTMLREFGTTATILIVLWTLVIAFDLRVFAPLFRRSRRVFESERMSRTIVATAPFGIGLVSPDTRQVLLRNRMLELYEREAGDPPLHERLLARYREHADASPVQLDVELPLTLGDGRARDLLVNFVRVRYKGKNALLCSFSDITTRADAERALDSANRAKSTFLATISHEIRTPLNAMLGNLELLDKAPDPSRQKPRLHAVTSAARMLLDMLNNVLDMTKIEADRMTLEATGFRIDELMRDVADLFEPVAGAKGIALRIDVDPAVAHTYLGDPMRVRQIVVNLVSNAIKFTDRGAVALSVSAPSGDATPVTIRVSDSGIGMTADQLAHVFEPFAQADESIARRFGGTGIGLALSYKLAESMGGRIDANSVPGVGSTFVVTLPLPLDRQPGAAQALSSDDAPDVRVLFVDDNPVNRSLVHDQLDVLGYQADIASNVADALDLVDRHDYAVVLTDLNMPGLDGYAFARVLRERGRVQPILAVTAHAEPDELRLAWEAGIDEIVTKPTSLKSLEQAIAKYAGTWRRPTYPPVPARAPGPLPKDLHTVLVDATRRSSATIARALQDGDLKVARSEIHSMRGAFAMIGEREISGLCASMEALALAGDAAAFAREFERYRQSANEILMRRAAG, encoded by the coding sequence ATGCCCATCCGCCATCTCTTCGCGTCCCATACGGACGCCAGCGCGCCGTTCGCGTCGATCGACGACGATGCGCACGACCTGAGCCTGCTGAACCGGTATCAGCGCTTCACGCTGTACGGCGGCGCGGTCGTGCTGTCGCTCGTGATCCTGATCGCGGCCGGCATCCTGCTCGTCGGCTCGGTGCGCGACTACATCGCCGAGCGCCGCGACCTGTTCGCGACGCACAAGGCGCTCGTGCAACTGGAAATGGATGCGAAACAGGCGTCGATGCGCCGCGCGGTGATCAACGCCGAGCTGCTGTGGAACGGCCATCCGCCGCATGCGCGCGAAGCCTCAGATGCACTGAGAAAAGACGGGCACGTGCTGCTCGCCCCGATGCCCGGCGTGAGCGAAATTTTCGTGGCAGCATCGCCGAAGGCGCTCGCCGACCACGAAACCGATCGCTACGTGCAGTTGATGGAGCGCCAGACGATTTCGGTCGCGGCTGCCGAGCGGCAGACCGGCCGCGCGGTGCGCGGCTATGCATACAGCCCCGACCGCAACGTGATCGCGATCACGCCGCCGCCGTCGATGCCGTATCCCGACCTGCTCGCGCGCATCGGCGTACGCGACACGCATGCGCTGATCCAGCACCTCGCATTCGACGTGGCCGACTGGTCCGATCCGGCCGTCGCGCGCTACTGGCGCCTGTCGCGCCGGATCGCATGGCAGGCGCCGGCGATCGACCCGCTGACCGGCAAGACGGTCTTCCGTCTCGTCGAGCCCGCCTTCGACGGTCAGCAGCATTTCATGACCTTCGTGAGTGACTTCGACGTCGACGTGATCGCCGATCGCATGAAGCACGCGCCGGCCGATGCGGTCGCGATGCTGATCGACGAAAACGGCCGCGTGCTGCTCGATGTCGACCGCACCGGCGACGCGGAGGACGGCGCCGCGCTGATGAAGCACGCGCTAGCCGAAGGCACGTGGCGGCGCGGCCTCGCGCATTTCGACGAAAGTTATCGCCACGGCGTGTTCACGATCAGCGACCGGATTTCCGACACCGGCTACGCGATCGTCTATGCGTACTCGTGGCGCACGATCGCCTTTGCGATCTGGTCGACGATGCTGCGCGAGTTCGGTACGACCGCGACGATCCTCATCGTGCTGTGGACGCTCGTGATCGCGTTCGACCTGCGGGTGTTCGCGCCGCTGTTCCGCCGCTCGCGCCGCGTGTTCGAAAGCGAGCGGATGAGCCGCACGATCGTCGCGACCGCGCCGTTCGGCATCGGCCTCGTATCGCCCGACACGCGACAGGTGCTGCTGCGCAACCGGATGCTCGAACTGTACGAACGCGAGGCCGGCGATCCGCCGCTGCACGAGCGGCTGCTGGCCCGCTATCGCGAACACGCGGACGCGTCGCCCGTCCAGCTCGACGTCGAACTGCCGCTGACGCTCGGCGACGGCCGCGCGCGCGACCTGCTCGTCAATTTCGTACGCGTACGCTACAAGGGCAAGAACGCGCTGCTGTGCAGCTTCTCCGACATCACGACGCGCGCCGACGCCGAACGCGCGCTCGACAGCGCGAATCGCGCGAAGTCGACGTTCCTCGCGACGATCAGTCACGAGATCCGCACGCCGCTGAACGCGATGCTCGGCAATCTCGAACTGCTCGACAAGGCGCCCGACCCGAGCCGGCAGAAGCCGCGCCTGCATGCGGTCACGTCGGCCGCGCGGATGCTCCTCGACATGCTGAACAACGTGCTCGACATGACGAAGATCGAAGCCGACCGGATGACGCTCGAAGCGACCGGCTTCCGGATCGACGAGCTGATGCGCGACGTCGCCGACCTGTTCGAGCCGGTGGCCGGCGCGAAGGGCATCGCATTGCGCATCGACGTCGATCCTGCGGTCGCGCACACGTACCTCGGCGACCCGATGCGCGTGCGGCAGATCGTCGTCAACCTGGTCAGCAACGCGATCAAATTCACCGACCGCGGCGCGGTGGCGTTGTCGGTGTCGGCGCCGTCGGGCGACGCGACGCCCGTGACGATCCGCGTCAGCGATTCGGGCATCGGCATGACGGCCGATCAGCTGGCGCACGTGTTCGAGCCGTTCGCGCAGGCCGACGAATCGATCGCGCGCCGCTTCGGCGGCACCGGCATCGGCCTCGCGCTGAGCTACAAGCTCGCGGAATCGATGGGCGGGCGCATCGACGCGAACAGCGTGCCGGGCGTGGGTTCGACGTTCGTCGTCACGTTGCCGCTGCCGCTCGACCGCCAGCCGGGCGCCGCCCAGGCGCTTTCAAGCGACGACGCGCCGGACGTGCGCGTGCTGTTCGTCGACGACAATCCGGTCAACCGTTCGCTCGTCCACGATCAGCTGGACGTACTCGGCTATCAGGCCGATATCGCGTCGAACGTCGCCGACGCGCTCGACCTCGTGGACCGCCACGACTACGCGGTCGTGCTCACCGACCTGAACATGCCGGGCCTCGACGGCTATGCGTTCGCCCGCGTGCTGCGCGAGCGCGGCCGCGTGCAGCCGATCCTGGCGGTCACCGCGCATGCCGAACCGGACGAGTTGCGGCTGGCGTGGGAAGCGGGTATCGACGAGATCGTCACGAAGCCGACGTCGCTGAAATCGCTCGAGCAGGCGATCGCGAAGTACGCGGGGACGTGGCGGCGGCCGACGTATCCGCCCGTACCCGCGCGCGCGCCCGGCCCGTTGCCGAAAGACCTGCACACGGTGCTCGTCGATGCGACGCGACGTTCGAGCGCGACCATTGCGCGGGCGTTGCAGGACGGCGATCTGAAGGTTGCGCGATCGGAGATTCACAGCATGCGCGGTGCGTTCGCAATGATCGGCGAGCGGGAGATTTCAGGGCTCTGCGCGTCGATGGAAGCGCTGGCGCTGGCCGGGGATGCGGCGGCGTTCGCGCGGGAGTTCGAGCGCTATCGACAGAGCGCGAACGAGATCCTGATGCGGCGTGCGGCGGGCTGA